From Hydractinia symbiolongicarpus strain clone_291-10 chromosome 12, HSymV2.1, whole genome shotgun sequence, one genomic window encodes:
- the LOC130622611 gene encoding alpha-1A adrenergic receptor-like: MLLLLLKQENRIKSTTIEYHLLVLTTTTKIGKLQKKEALKMGDTTCNTFINLLTSPVTDVFGVLFLLLAVGVCAGNSMILFILRHDVLQMKYNRLLQSLAVSDFLVGCVLSPLTGIQVLKRSFQCNLLFDTVRRYFTILLVGTSVITVGIISYDRYILLKRSKNYDQYMTTRKLYILVAFAWLFPALTPFIRYAGVYPYYAVVILLVVGPLFTLLVSYYFLSSVVKKKERSVNDLRKSVIEEFGSSIAVRLSSTRQENEITVDNHSNTLHPIDKIKACRHEKKYVKTVKAVTTLITCYFICIVPILICLVLMMVNDKTKYADEKDLQIVYYVACFTSQINSCINPIIYFARIPKIRREIQKLFRHKKMPS, translated from the coding sequence ATGTTGTTGCTATtattaaaacaagaaaacaGAATAAAATCTACGACAATAGAATATCACCTGCTCgtgttaacaacaacaacaaaaattggaAAGTTACAAAAAAAGGAAGCATTAAAGATGGGCGATACAACATGCAACACGTTTATTAATTTATTGACCAGTCCAGTTACTGATGTGTTTGGAgttttatttcttcttcttgCTGTTGGTGTATGTGCAGGAAATAGTATGATTTTGTTCATTCTGCGACATGATGTATTACAGATGAAATATAATCGCTTGTTACAGTCTTTAGCCGTTTCCGATTTTCTAGTTGGATGTGTGCTCTCTCCATTGACAGGTATACAAGTTTTGAAAAGATCGTTCCAATGCAATTTACTTTTCGATACTGTTCGACGATATTTTACAATACTTCTTGTGGGTACTTCGGTAATTACCGTCGGTATTATTAGTTACGATCGGTATATATTACTAAAAAGATCGAAAAATTACGACCAATACATGACTACGCGAAAGTTATACATTTTGGTAGCGTTCGCGTGGCTGTTTCCAGCTTTAACTCCTTTTATAAGATACGCTGGTGTTTATCCGTATTACGCTGTTGTTATCTTACTGGTCGTGGGTCCGCTATTTACACTTCTTGTCAGCTATTACTTTTTAAGTTCTGTAGtaaagaagaaagaaagatCAGTGAATGACTTAAGAAAAAGCGTGATAGAAGAGTTTGGTAGTAGTATCGCTGTCAGATTAAGCTCGACGAGGCAAGAAAACGAGATAACGGTAGATAACCATAGCAACACGTTGCATCCTATCGACAAGATTAAAGCGTGTCGGCACGAGAAAAAATACGTCAAAACAGTCAAAGCCGTGACGACGCTCATCACATGCTACTTTATATGTATTGTTCCGATTTTAATTTGCCTCGTGTTAATGATGGTGAACGACAAGACGAAGTATGCGGATGAGAAAGACCTTCAAATAGTTTATTATGTCGCTTGTTTCACCTCTCAAATAAATTCTTGTATTAACCCAATCATCTACTTCGCCAGAATTCCAAAGATACGCAGAGAAATTCAAAAGTTGTTTAGACACAAAAAAATGCCAAGCTAA